A genomic stretch from Strongyloides ratti genome assembly S_ratti_ED321, chromosome : 1 includes:
- a CDS encoding Annexin family and Annexin, type III family and Annexin repeat-containing protein: MSGFGNFLTKSLKEAAEDLVKNKLSSFKGENKNDTNNMPQPKNNPTQPGQQPPYGGLQGSKQPQSPQQLPQQPPQQQPYLGGPGQQPYSGVPGQQPYSGGPGQQPYSGGPGQQPYSGGPGQQPYSGNVGQQPYSGGPGQQPYSGGPGQQPYSGGPGQQGFPQPPYGGPQPYGINPQVMGGYGNGIPNQPNYGNNPQFGQGFGGYGFPGSNMPFNGSGNMMDGGMNGYGGYNPSNYVNQMPPQQGGMILGNPSVKEYPGFNPSNDAESLRKAMKGFGCNNTRVVEIICKRTNLQRQQICRSFQQMYGKDLINELKSELYGDFEDLIIALMKPSAEYDATELHRAVDGLGTNENILIEIMTSRTNSQIRDIKNAYNYLYNTDLESDIKGDTSGYFKRLLIALSTGFRDESNYVDINNAQQSAKSLYSAGEGRLGTDESTFLGVLCSQNFAQLNAVFEEYHKLTGRTIDIAIKNEFSGDIKDGLLALYQIIVNRPGYFASQLENSMKGFGTRDKDLIRLVVSRCEIDMIDIRNEFQRMYGRSLEQTIEGDTSGSYKNALITLVKGN, from the exons atgtCTGGATTTGGTAATTTTTTGACTAAATCACTAAAAGAGGCTGCAGAAgatttagttaaaaataagttatcTAGTTTTAAAGGTGAAAATAAAAACGACACTAACAATATGCCTCAACCAAAAAATAATCCTACACAACCAGGACAACAACCACCTTATGGAGGTTTACAAGGATCAAAACAACCACAATCACCACAACAATTACCACAACAACCACCACAACAACAACCATATTTAGGTGGGCCAGGACAACAACCATATTCAGGTGTTCCAGGACAACAACCATATTCAGGTGGTCCAGGACAGCAACCATATTCAGGTGGTCCAGGACAACAACCATATTCAGGTGGACCAGGACAACAACCGTATTCAGGTAATGTAGGACAACAACCATATTCAGGTGGGCCAGGACAACAACCATATTCAGGTGGACCAGGACAACAACCATATTCAGGTGGTCCAGGACAACAAGGATTTCCACAACCTCCATATGGTGGACCACAACCTTATGGTATAAATCCTCAGGTAATGGGAGGATATGGTAATGGAATTCCAAATCAACCAAATTATGGAAATAATCCCCAATTTGGTCAAGGTTTTGGAGGATATGGTTTTCCAGGATCTAATATGCCATTTAATGGTTCAGGAAATATGATGGATGGAGGAATGAATGGATATGGTGGATACAATCCAAGTAATTATGTTAATCAAATGCCACCTCAACAAG gTGGAATGATATTAGGTAATCCATCAGTAAAAGAATATCCTGGTTTTAATCCATCTAATGATGCAGAATCACTTAGAAAAGCTATGAAAGGTTTTGGCTGTAATAATACTCGTGTAGTTGAAATTATATGTAAACGTACAAATTTACAAAGACAACAAATTTGTAGATCATTCCAACAAATGTATGGAAAAGATTTaattaatgaattaaaatcTGAATTATATGGTGATTTTGAAGATTTAATTATAGCTTTAATGAAACCTTCTGCTGAATATGATGCTACTGAACTTCATCGTGCAGTTGATGGTCTTGGAACAAATGAAAACATTCTTATTGAAATTATGACTTCAAGAACAAATTCTCAGATTagagatattaaaaatgcctataactatttatataatactgATTTAGAATCTGATATTAAAGGAGATACATCAGGATACTTTAAACGACTTCTTATTGCTTTAAGTACAGGATTTAGGGATGAAAGTAATTATgtagatataaataatgcTCAACAATCTGCTAAATCATTATATAGTGCAGGTGAAGGAAGACTTGGAACAGATGAGTCAACCTTTTTAGGTGTTTTATGTTCACAAAATTTTGCCCAATTAAATGCTGTCTTTGAAGAGTATCATAAATTAACTGGAAGGACAATAGATATAgctattaaaaatgaattttctGGAGACATAAAAGATGGTCTTTTGGcattatatcaaataattgtCAATAGGCCAGGATATTTTGCATCACAACTTGAAAATAGTATGAAAGGTTTTGGTACAAGAGATAAAGATTTAATAAGACTTGTTGTATCAAGATGTGAAATTGATATGATTGATATAAGAAATGAGTTCCAAAGAATGTATGGAAGGTCTTTGGAGCAAACAATTGAAGGTGATACTAGTGGAAGTTATAAAAACGCTCTTATTACTCTTGTTAAAggtaattaa